Genomic segment of Myxosarcina sp. GI1:
CTTCTGGATTAATTTCTGCTTCTGCCTTCAATTGTGCTTATTTTGGGCTACAAGCAGTTGCAGTTCCCTCTAATAAATTTACTCGCTTTAGACTTCTCTCTTTATCTTTAGCCATTTCTAAAGCGGCAACAGCAAACTGCTTTGTTGCTTTATTTTTGATGTAGTCTTTGATTCTATATTATGAGCGGTCAGTATCCCGCACCTTAATCTGCGGTATCTCACACCTTGAGGTGTGGGAACTCACATCTCTACCATTCCAACACTTTCAGCCATTTTTATTTTAGACAAGGTAGTAGGCGATCGCTCTTTGTCAGAAGTAAACTATGTGCAATTACCCTGCGATAAAAGCGATAATAAAGATAAAAAGCGCGATTAGCAAAGCTAGTGCGCTTCCGCGCGATCGCACTTCCATAGTCATGAGTATTTTAGACCCCACAACCGAACAACAAATTGTCGAGCGAGTTTTAAAAGCTAGAGCCGAACGACCTCAGTTTATAGCTCGAATGAAAGTCAGACAGCAACAAGGTATAGAAATTGCTCGTCAGTGCGCCAAGCTTCTCAAACAGCAATTTGGTGTTAGCAGAGTAGTGTTATTTGGTTCGATGCTCGATGTCGAATCGATTTTTGAAGACTCTGACATCGACCTCGCTGTTTGGGGTTTACCAAGCGATCTCTATTGGCAAGCTGGATGTGCTTTAGACAACATAATATTGGAAAACGGCTATAATTTTTTCCCTATCAATTTAGTTGACGTTAACGATGCTTAACCCCGCATCCTTGACGCGATCGCGCTAGACATACATGGTTTTTATTCTGGGATCGAACGAATTTTTGAGAAAATCGCTAAACAAATCGATCGCAATCCACCAGCTAAATCCGAGCAGTGGCACAAAAATCTTTTACAGCAAATGACCGTTGCTATCTCCCAGGTTCGAGATGCTGTAATTAGCACTTCAAATCTGACTAATCTGGATGAACTAGGGGGAAAACTAGCGAAGGCTTTGTTGTGTGTAAGTATTCTTATAACTGGCTTATCGATTGGATTTGATTGGAGCGTGGCTTTGCAATTGTTGACAAGGAATTGAAGCGAACAAAGATGTCTTGCCAGCTACTTCAATGAATATATTCAACCCACTTCCCTCAGAAGCCTTAAATAAAAGTTTTTCGTAGGGAAAAATAACTTTCTCAAATTCAGGGTTCTCTGGAATTTTAGCCACTTGAATCTCAGAGGTGAGATTAATATAAGCACAAAGCAATGCTTGATTTTGAGAATTGGAATTATTAATAACCATATACTTGAAGTTTGTTTACATGATGTTTGAGCAGACGTTAAGAGCTTGAATTTCTGTTTGGCTACCAATGTTAGCGTTCAAACATAGAGTGAGAAGGAAGTAATTACAATCCTAGTTAAGATTTAAGCTCAGTTCGACCTGATTATGCAAAAATATCAAATTATAATGCAAAAACTGCATGAAAAAGCGGTTGGGATTGAGAAATTAGGTTAACTTCCATTGCTGATGTGTCCAGGACAGTCCTGGAATAAACTGCATCTAATTTATTACACATCTCCTGATTGTTGTTTTCCAGTTTCTCCAATTGCACTTGAAATACAGACTCGTAAAAACGCTTCGCTCATTCCGTATCTAAGGTTTCGATTTTCTCGATCATCGGACAATTGTGACAGATAAATTGAAAACTTCTTCGTATATTTGTCCCACCATTCAAATGCAGTTTTACTTTGGTAATAGTAATACTATCTTTTAGAAGTTTTTAAATTTGCCGTCACGCTCATCACATTCATAACTGACAAGGTTTCTAGCCATCAAACTTCAATCACACCCATTACTGTAATTAAAACTTACTAACTGCGTATATACTACAAAGTGGACAAGAAAATCTCTTTTTTCAATCCTAATCAAGCAGCATTGAAGCTCAACTCAAGGTTACATAATTAATTTCTTCTTTGAGCGCAATCGCGCTCTTTACAAAATCAAAATCAACTCTAATTGCCTTGACCAAGGTATTGTCGCCAAGATTGTCAAGATTACCGCCATTGCTCTATTAATACTTTGAAATAGTACTTCTTTCCTTAGATCGACCCAACCATCTTTATCTGTTTAACATTCGGTTAGCCTTTAGCTGTTTCAAGTGAGAGGTAGCGATCGGCATCCGCCGATCCGACGTGCAAAGCACGGCGACGCGCTCCAGCGCGTGTTATCGGAGAGCCAAACGCCTATCTAGAAACTAAGCCAATAGCTAAAGGCTAATAACTAAAGGCTTCTTTAACATTTACGTAATTGACTAATCTCTATCAACTCATCTACTAACCCGCAACTTGGGTTAATAGAATTAGCATTTCATTTTCAGTAAAAATACTGATGAAATGAGAAATCGCTCTATTAAAATCAAAGATAAAGCGACTTTTTAAAACGGTTAATTTAACACTATCAATCACTGGGTTTCCAGCTACTTTTATCAACTAAAGCCGCCAACTTATTTGGCTACTTTGTTTTGAACTTGTTTGATGTCGAAAATTTTCATTAACTACTAAACAAAGAGTTACATAATTATTTGTTACATAAATTATTGAGTCAAATTTTTAATTCATGGCGGAATGAACACCATTTATTTTGGTCTTTTCTAAGACGAAAAAATATGAAATACTTCTGTCCTGTATGTGACGATATTTTACTTTGTCATTTTCAGCAACGTAAAATTATTTGGTTTTGTCTCCGATGCCGCCAAGAAATGCCCAATTTTTGCTTGATTGAAAGAGTTATTGAACCCAGAAGCAATTCTTTACAGCCAATTGAGTCTTCAAATTATAAAACTCATTTGAGATCTAATTGAGCGAAAGTCTTTTGAGCATCAGTCTGACAAAACCAAGATTAATTTTAGCTGATAAAAGATACCATGATGTTTATTGTTGTTTAAGACTTTCGATTTAAAAGAGCACCAAGCAGATAACCAATAACACACAAAATTAAACCATAGACATTGATTCCTAAGTCGATGGCATACTCGCCAATCCCCAGAGCCATCCAAGCGGGAAAGATTTCTGTTTGAAAAGCGTTTTCTATGACTCGTAAAATGCCCAAAATCAAACCGCTCCAGAAAGCCAAGTGAAAGCTTAATGTCCCTGCCGAGCGAATAAAGGAGAGGAGAAAAATGGGGGCAAGACCCATAACCATCGTGCCGCTAATCGTCGTGGCGAGAATAATTGCTGGACCAATTCTATCTCCTAAATAAATACTCAATAGAGGCAAATTGCCCAGAATAGCAATGGCTATCATTGCCCAACGTCCAGTGTGTGCTTGTAACTCAGTAGGCTGTCCGCTTCGGTTAAACCAATCTCTCGCCGATAGTTTAGCCGTACTAGAGAAAGTAGAATCTAATGTCGAGCCTGCACTGGTTAACATAATCGCGTTAAAAACCAATAGTAACGGTAAGCCAAACAGCATAGGAACGGTTAAAGTAGGTTGACCCTCGACTCCCAAACGGAGAGCATAAAGACCAACAATACTGAAGAGTAAAATAAAACCGCCGCTGAGCAGACCCGCAAGCACAAATCCCCGCACCATCTTCTTGGGAGAGGTGATAAAAGCGCGGTCGGTAAGCACTGGATCGTGGAACGGGTAGCTAAGAATTTGCACTAGAGCCAGACCACAAAACGTCATTCCTGCTGCTTGGGTTTGAGGTTCGACATTCGGAAATCCTTCCTGAAGCAATTCGGGAGTAAGAACGGTAAGAATAGCCACCAGCAAAACAGCCGCTAGCAACATCTGCATCCCATCAGTCAGCAAGCTGCTGCGGAGTCCTCCTAGAAGCGTATAGTACACGGTAAATCCTGTAACGACAATAGCCGCCATCCAGTAACTAAGGCTACCCTCTGCTCCAAAATAAAGCGAGAAGACTTTTGTATTTGACCAGACTTCGTTGAACAAACGAATGGCGATTGCTACTAAAAACAGTTTGGCGCAGATGGGG
This window contains:
- a CDS encoding Na+/proline symporter encodes the protein MASALTWTLLFGYGLFVYVVVQKTTPRRVSASGFFQGESADGKTPRLWLLVSSAAISWIFAKSIDNAASLAYAFGIVGGVGYAIYYCSFITAAIAIYHLRVRGYTSLPSFLVDKYDPICAKLFLVAIAIRLFNEVWSNTKVFSLYFGAEGSLSYWMAAIVVTGFTVYYTLLGGLRSSLLTDGMQMLLAAVLLVAILTVLTPELLQEGFPNVEPQTQAAGMTFCGLALVQILSYPFHDPVLTDRAFITSPKKMVRGFVLAGLLSGGFILLFSIVGLYALRLGVEGQPTLTVPMLFGLPLLLVFNAIMLTSAGSTLDSTFSSTAKLSARDWFNRSGQPTELQAHTGRWAMIAIAILGNLPLLSIYLGDRIGPAIILATTISGTMVMGLAPIFLLSFIRSAGTLSFHLAFWSGLILGILRVIENAFQTEIFPAWMALGIGEYAIDLGINVYGLILCVIGYLLGALLNRKS
- a CDS encoding DUF1830 domain-containing protein — encoded protein: MVINNSNSQNQALLCAYINLTSEIQVAKIPENPEFEKVIFPYEKLLFKASEGSGLNIFIEVAGKTSLFASIPCQQLQSHAPIKSNR
- a CDS encoding nucleotidyltransferase family protein gives rise to the protein MSILDPTTEQQIVERVLKARAERPQFIARMKVRQQQGIEIARQCAKLLKQQFGVSRVVLFGSMLDVESIFEDSDIDLAVWGLPSDLYWQAGCALDNIILENGYNFFPINLVDVNDA